CCAGAACATCATCAGAGTAGTTTGAGACAAGAGAAAATGGGCACTAACTTTGTGTTGGGGTAGTAATAATCATAACATTAACAGTTCGAAAATAGCATAACAGTCATTAAGCTTTCAGAAACAGAATTACATTCATGTGAAGTTCTTAGACTCTTCATTGTGAACTCACTCACCTTTTCACGGCCGCTCCATGCTTGAAGTAATtcactaggtggcgctgtggcTCCATGCAATACTTTTTTCAGAGTGGATCAGGATGCTTACATTCAGGGACACTAATAATTCTGTCCGTTTACAATACTGCTCATCAgtatttcacttatttttttctcttttacacTTGAGGAATATATTTGTGTTTAGTGGCTGACAGCCAGTTTGGTTTTATATGAATTGAGAACAAATGTAGAACTTTTACCTTTCCTTTTTCTTaatcatttaatttgtttttgtttgaatagTTAATGTGTGATGTAAGAAACGAGGAATAATTTATTGATCCTTTGGGGAAATTACTTTAAGACTCATTTCCCCTGTTTGTGTCATATGAGCCAGGATGGAAATGGCTGCCAGGGCGGAGCCCCTGTCTTACCTTTTGGTGTCAGCTTGGTGTactatttattcacacacacacaccacacacacacacacacacacacacacacacacacacacacacacacacacacacacacacagacccattCTTGCCCATAAGTAAGAAATCAAATTATTTGGGAAGTAATAAAGAATTCTGAAAATTGATATACTTGGGGATTgttaatttaaaacaaaacaaaaaccaaacactaACCGATGCTTGATAAatcatgtttttactttttcactCAGGATCTGAAAAACCAAAAGTATGTGAAGCTCAGCATTGTCCACTGTCCTCCTGTCACCATGGCAATCATTAGGAGGCCTGATCCCAAGTTTCAGCTCGGCTTCAGTGTGGAGGATGGAATTGTAGTCTTCATTCTCTACTTGTCCCTCTAAGTTCAGTATTCCGATTCTTTCAGTATGATCAAAACCTGTATTGTGTTGAGATAAGAGAGTCCAGTGAACTCAGTCAGCTTTCCATTTTTTCATGAGaaagaaaatgcaagtttttgatTGGAGTCAAACGGAATGAACCTTTAGCAACATAttggggttttttgtttttaaatcaaaatgttgaatcgagtttcttctgtttcagatCTGCAGTCTAATGCGAGGAGGACTAGCAGAGAGAGGAGGTATTCGTGTTGGGGCACCGAATCATTGAGATTAACGGGCAAAGTGTTTGTTGCTAACGCCACATGACAAGATCATCCAGAGCTTGACAAACGCTATCGGGGAGGTGAGAAGTGATGAAAGATTAATATTTAAGTATATTAACAAAAAttgagcttttgttttttcaatcttGTGAATATAGTATTTTACTGTAGATTAAAACTATATTTCTCTCCTTCTCAACAGATTCACTTGAAGACAATGCCAGCATCAACATATCGACTCCTAACAGGGCAAGAGCAGCCAGTGTTTCTTTGACCACTGTCGTCTTCAAAACGTCAAAAATACTGCAGTGTTCAAGCCACCTGAGCGGAAAATATTATGCAAATGATCTTACAGCACAGAACAAGCTGTTTGTCACAACACTGAATACCACAAGCTACACTAGTTATATATTTACAAGATTGAATGAATTTTATTATGAAAGATTTAAAATGACAGGGATGAAAGATAGCTcttcatttatatttataaGATATTGGATATTCATGTAATAGTTGAGATGCTATACATGCAAGTGCTTCATGTTTTCCACTTCACTAACTCAGTGATGAACAGCATCATTATATTCTCTTCATGGCTCTGCTAGCCTGTTGCGTGATGCCAGTATGCCAGAGGTAAATATACTTGAGGGGGTTTGTTATTAACTCAGGACAAAGGgtctgtgtgtttcattgtgaCGTACTTTCAGTTTGTCACGCACTCATCAACAAGTGTCTGCTAAAAACTTCAGAGAGGGCTCGGCAATGTAGTGTTCTGGTTCCTTCATTACAACGCTTCACTCACTGTGCCTGACATGAAGCTGATATCATGCACAATTTTTAAGCCTTATTTGATAGAGAGATGCTTATATTTTTATGGATTTGCTGTTTTTCATCTACATTAAAATTTCAGAAGATGTCTTGATGTTATTTATTGAGACTCAGTGGTTGCTGTGTGTTTCAAAACATGCTTTTGTACCAttgattttgaaaaatgacatgCTGTTATTCTGCTGATTTAGAAATAAGATTTGATAAGTTCCCTCATGAGAATTATGAACTTCTTATGTAATGTATATGATATTCCAGTGTTATCTTAAGTTACAGGTTGAATTGCAAAGTTTGTactaataaatatttttttcgaCGTGAATTTAAGATTATAGTCATTATTATCTATGCTGTGACTTATTACTTCCTTATCATTGGCTGGCAAATCAGCTGTTCTGAACTTACTAAACAGAACACGACAACCATAAGCGTCTTGACCGGCTTCTATAGCTCCGCCTCCAGTTCATTTCTCAGCCAATCGACTTGGTGAGTGGGCGGGACTTACTCTGCTTACACTTGCCGACTGAAGCCTGGTGAGTCAATGTCAAAGCTATCTGCCGCGGGTCCTGTCTGAAGAGCCCGGAGGGAGTTTTTAATCAACTTTGTCACAGAAAGGTAATCATTAACAGCGACTTCACACTAAGGAGCTCATTACTAATGcctttgttgtgtttggagTCAGCCCGTTTCGGGTCGATAACAGTCTGTCTGTGTAGGATGCTAATTTAAGGAAGCTAGCGTAAACTCCCTTTTCAGTTATGTTTACCTTCGTTTATTTTCTACCTGGTCAATGATGGTCGTTTATCAATAGCCACGCTGCAAGGACACCAATATTATTCTCATTGTTATCGCTTGTTTGTTCCTTAGTGAGTTGTTAAGTTTGCTTTCTTGTGAAGCGTCGTACGTTTAAGTGAATGCGCTATTCTTATATCATGTATCAGAGCATCTATGGGCTGTATTAGTCAATAGAAGATGGAACAGTTTGCTCCTTTGATTGGCAAGGATGGGGCAATGCAACAGGAACCTGCTAATGTGTTGTTGTAGCGGCCAAACAGGAAATGGAGCCACATCACGGTATTTATTGGTCAAAATAGAGACTGAAGCTGCACTGCATCAGCAGAGCCTTTGTAGTGTCAGCATGTAAATGCAGAACTCTGGCAGATTTGCAAAAGAATTAGCCTGAGCAATAAATTCGTGGCTTACACTATCTCCTTCAGCTTCACATTATTTACTACATGAAGCACGGCCAGAGCAAAAGTGAATGTCTCGGAGAGAACAGGTAAGCTGTTTGGATCAGGAGGATTTCAGGATAATGCAGGGGATTGTCAGAGTTGAGCAGATCACAATGGTCACAACAGACCAGCCTATTCTGACAACTCTGCGGTCAAAGCCTGCTGGGAATATCACAGAGCAAGAGGTGACTTTTGTTACACAGTTTACCATAAAAAgaatagaaacagaaacaatatgTTGTATGAAAGAATTTGCACACAATAGTAATGTCACAGCTTAATTCACTCCTTATATTGTGCACTGTATTTGAATGGTGCACAGCCCTCAGTCATAAGAAAAAATGGTTTTTACTAATTTTGGCAAACTTTTGCTTGCTGTATATGTGTATACATTTACTATGTGACATAACAACAAAGGGGCAGACAAGAAACAATTACTGTGAAAATAACATAACCCCAGCTGTGTTATGAGTAAGAATTTCCTACTTTGTGGTTATGTTGTTGCATTGCTAAGTTGttgctgttggtttttgtttgtttcttttttaatgtcacCACATTTGTTTTGCAAGATTCCGTCATGGTCAGGTAGCTGCTGGAAGCAATGGGGTTTATCAGACAGCTCATCCTCCTGCTCTGGAAAAACATCACATACCGCAGGAGGAACAAGGTAGAACACTTCTCTCCCtcttaaacaaaaaacaccttATATCTGAATTTTCTGAACAGAAATCGACATATGCACTATAAGAAACTCAGTTTGATTAATCTTTTGATAAATCTAAAAACTTTGACCTACTCCTCCCATTAAAAACTTTGTTCCTCAAGAAACTATGGTAGCGCTAAGCTGAGAGCATAAATACTTACAAATGCAAACAACTATGACATGAGGCACAGCTTTCATATAAGATCATGTTTTATTGGATGTAGCAGTGTGCACCCACATGAAGTTTTCATGCAGCAATAGTTGTGTGATCTGCTCACAGATCACTGAAGCTTTCACATCAGTGTTGGGTTTTGGTTTTTCCCATGCAGATCCAGCTTATCATCGACTCCTCTGGCCACTCTTCCTCTTTGTCATCCTCATCTCTGTTCGTCATTCACACCCACCATATAAACAGAGCCAATGTGAGTGATCTTTTATTTGTACTCtgcagttacacacacacacagtgtctttCAGGTCTGAAAAATGGGTCTTTGCCAGCCACCTAAAGAGGATTAACTCTTTCTCAGTGTCTCTTTTCCACGCATGCACATTGGTTTTTCTGAACTGCTGCTGACCTTGTCTAATAAGTCTTGCTCCGGCTAAAGGTGATATAACATGTCTGCATAAGAAAACATAACATGGAAAGATGTAAcacaacatcagaaagttgtCATTCATGTTTTTACTGCAGTAATAGCTGAGATTTCCGATAATACGgtgtttcatgttgttgttttgtctttttttttaattaatctttGTGGTAACTTCCACAAAGtacaaactgtttttaaaacacattgTTATTATATAATAACTGCTCGGACATTGTTTTTCAGGTCACTCAAAcagtattttctttgtttcatatCTCAGGCTAATCCCTTCTTActtgaactttttttgttttctcctcttctacTTGTAGGTCATTTTCCAAACAAAGCCTTGCCATCTGCAGGTACGTTGCCCTGGATTCAAGGCATTATCTGCAACATCAACAACCCTGCTTCCACAACCCGACTCCAGGGAGACACCCGGCCAAGCTGGCAACTtgacaactccatgtaagtggattaTAAGCAGATTAAGAGTCAACTATAGAAGTGGTGGAGTAGATGCAGGGGTCCTACCCTAACCCTccttaaaagcacaaaaaatcTGTGTTCAGAGTagatttttaatgtgaaaaatgcATACTTAATTTTCAGCACGCTTCCATTTGCCTTTGGTTTGATTACAGTTCTGTTGATTTAATCAAGAAAGCTGCAGTTTTGCACCATGTATTGAAGTGCAGCCATAAAATGTGGTGTATCTTATAATGTAGAACTCCATTAACTGATGCAGCCACTTTTGGTATCTTCACATGTTTGCTGACCAACAGATGAAGCCAGTTTATGCAGTGTTTCATCAAGATGTTATAATACCGTAAGACTCACTGCACCATAATGAGCTGAGGAATTTATAGGCTATAGAATGGAATCTTACACTTTTAAGATTTTTGTGAGGCAAGCAACACTGTTGTGAGgactgtgcttttgttttgatctTTTTCCGCTGAGATGTATATGTTAACCATATATTCAACGCTGTTTTTTTATTCGAAGATGTTTCTGTACAGCTGCTCGCCTTCATGCATGAGTTATCACATAAGTTGTTGCAATTGTACTGTAGGCTTGACCAGATTTATATTTTTAGGTTGAATGCCTAAAAAGCAATTCATTTTTTGCACAAattgaatatatttaaaaatcacATTCAATGTGGTAAACAATGTCatgatttttaaaagaatcaaattCATGTGCGTTCGTTATTTGTAAATTGTGATAATGTTAAGTTCAAGACGGAGAGGAGCTAAATAGTAAAGCTCTCTGATAACCAGTTGATCAACAAACCCATTCTCACCATCCACAAGCAGCGGAAAGAGTTTTGTCTGCTTGGTATTGGGCCTCACTGTTTGTGGTAGAGTGATGAGCTGATCCATCCAGGAGAGACTCGGTGTAGAGCTGCTGTTCGTCCACACTGCGGGGAGCTCATTTAAATGCTTTTTCATCGCAGTATGATGCCTCCCCGTTCATGAAGTGGGAAAGCAGGTTGATATATTAACCTTGCAAACAggaatgttgtgtttgtgtcttgacccctctctttcctcctttcTTAGACTGTCGCGTCTGTTTGTGGATGCTCAGACCATCTTGTCCTACAGTGGAAACCGGAGTTTCTCTGGCTTTCAGGAGCTGATGGAAAGTGTTCAGAAACTGGGAGAAAGAAGTGGAGGCTGGCCAAGTACTGAagcttatttaattttttttcttttttttttttgggggggggggggtgtcagtcTATATACTGTTATAAAATGACAATTAAATATTGctaaagaaatgtgtttgaatgcCACATCATCCAATTGCGGATCAGTCAATACTATTAGTAAAAAAAGCTATTAGTTTTCATTGAATAGTTTGTAATGAATGAGTCTAATAGGTGGGGCAAGTGAAACACAGAATGAACATAAGTCAAAGATGTCTTCAAGCTTGCTTCCCAAGATAAAAGGTGAATAATTCATAGGAAGAAATTCGATCCATGGCTCGTGTGGTTTAGATGAGGTCGATTGTGTGATGGAGGACAGAAAGTCAACAGTATTTGATTCAAATGATAAAACATAAGGAAGAAGGGTTCAGTTTGTTCTGTGAATGGACTTTTCTCAGAAAGTTAGATTTACGCcaaaatattttataaatgcTGATTCtcaaacaactgaaaatgtttttattcttcaactttttttttcctttaaataatAATTTGCTCAGATGTACAAACAAAGAAATGCCCAGTAAATCAACATGAACTCCTTGTGGGCTTTTaacaaaagaagaacataaaaaaatcatGCGAATTTGACTCATTTGGGCAGAATTACCCAAAAACGGTAACAAACAGAAGGCGATCTTTACAAATATGCTATAAAAAGCTGCTGGTTGATGAGATGAACATGCATTTAAGCTGCTGTGTACACTGGACGCAGTGTTTGAGTTTCCTCTTGCTCCTGTGCAGATAGAGTTACACCACTGCTCCAGCAAACAATACAGTGAATGGAAGCTGGTTTTCactctttattttgtttgatgAATTCCACATGATCATGTACTGCCTATAAATATCCCAGTTCTTTTTATGCtgaagaaaacattaaagtgtGCTCGATGATTTAGAAGATATTGTTTTGGagggaaataaataacagtattATTCTCACAGGagttttgtgaaataaaatgcagtCTTAAGGTGCTTagaaacatgtaaataaatatttatttatgattTGTTTGTTACTCTGGTGTGAATAGATAAGATTATGAAGTGGTGTCATAAATCCTATAACTTTTGCTCATGTCACATTTTACAAGTTTATTACCGTTCTATTGTTTGTCAAATGCATCATAACTAAATTCAGGTGCATCATAACTAAATTCATGAATTCAGGGCTTTTAACAAAAGAGAATGTAAAAATCATGcgaatttgacaaaaaaaaaaaaaaaaacagcttccatTCACTGTATTTGACATGGTAGAAACTGTCCAATCTCCATATCACTTAGAACCAGCATGAAATATAAAAGATCTCCTTTATTTATCCCAGAATAAAGACATTAAAGTGTAAACAGCCGCATGGTGAGAGATGATAATGAGCAGTTTTAAGAGGAGAGCATGCCCGTTAGAAAGGCACAAAATTCAAGCAATagaggaaataataaaaactgtcaaaattgttacacacactcatacaataatggtgtgtgtgtgtgtgtgtgtggtgtgtgtgtgtgtggtgtgtgtgtgtgtgtgtgtgtgtgtgtgtgtgtgtgtgtgtgtgtgtgtgtgtgtgtgtgtgtgtgtgacgtcaTCATTGTTTCCCTAAATTATTCTCCATTTTCAGTTAACCCAAATAAAGCAGCACTTTAGAGAAGCTAGAGTGCCACCGACCAGACAGAAGTCAGACTCACTGGTTTTGAATAATGATTTTATAAATCAAAGTAACCATCTGGCTCTGAGTTGAGTGCAGTTTAATTTGATCAGTTTTGAATTGTTGCAGATTATTTGCAACAGAAGAAAGAACTGTTACAATAGTGTGGTGACCCCTGGCATCCAAATATCACAAAGCCTGATATTTGTATATTTGGTAACaagataatatatatattttcttcaaacttcaaaaGTATCGACTTTTGACtttggtgtgtttttctttgcactgAAGTTAATATTTGAGTGTCTGCTTCAGATCTGCCGGTGAGAGAGTGTCTGAGAGCCAACGAGACGTTCTCCACCTTCCTCCTGACGAACAGCAGCTTGTCACCTGAGACTGTGGACCAGCTGTTGAGGGCACGGCTTAGTTTTCAGGTGCGTTCACCAGCTTTTTTCCTCACTTATGAAATTGATTTATTTGTGTAGAGCAAAAGTTGTAAAAGCCTTGTAGACAAGTGTTTTTTGATTACATGTCAACCTGAGATGCAAAACTATTCAGCTTTGAAATAAGGTTAAGATGATGGAATTTATGTAGTATGGAAATTATAACATAGTATTTCTACTGTACTGATTGAATAGTTGGAAATTTCAATAAGATTTTTCTGTAATGATTTAATTAATTCTATGAAATACGGTTGGAAATCATAAAAgggaaaacactttttaaatatgaaGTAAATGACAGTATATAGAAACCTAATCTTCCTGATGTCCTCATGGCATCGCTCTGGAGGTGAAATATTATTCTTCTGATCTCCTGTTTCTGTTATGTATTATTGTCTCACAGGCTGCCTTAATTTTGTGTTGTCCAGCTTTCTCTGACTGActtcagagcagctgaaggaCTTGGTGGTAATGCGAGTCTGCTGAGACAGTGGCGGAcggtggaggaaggagaagctGCCATGAACAACCTCCAGACTCAGCTGTGCGACCAGCCTGCTGATATTTTGCAAGAGGCAGATGCGCCTCTTTCTGTCTCAACTCGACTGTCTAATTCCTCACGGTAGACTCCACTTTACAGAAAATCTGTGTTTTGCAAAGAAACATTATCACTATGTTGACTATTGCTAAATTAATTGAATTCactaatgattattttttttatttttttttttttttagcttttagtTGTTTACAAATATTTACTTGACGTTGTACTTCAATGATAGTACTATGTGTTGTGGAGTGCCTTTTATGCTTGTTCAAACTCTATGTGTTGTTTTACACAGTACATTGCATTTATCCCTCACAGCAGAAATAACACGGCCTCGTAATTTCTGCATGTATCCCGCAGAGAGAAGCGTCTGATGGTCAACGCTGCGAGACCTCAGGTCCATCAGTCTGGCCGTCACGTCCGTTTCTCAGTGAGCTCGCTGTCCTCATGGATGATGTGAGAACACAATTTATCTGTTACCTTTCCATGTCTCTGCATTTCAGAAATAACAGACAAAcacctgtgaaaaaaaaaaaaaaatctatattagCTGCTTTGTGGACTTCAGATCtttaacattattttaaaaCCTTGTGGgttttgtattatttaaagCTTTGTGTGATTTAATGATTTTCACCAGCCTTTTTCCTCATTCTGTCTTCCTCCagttctcctccctctccagtTTTTCCGAGATGAGTGCAGCTCTTCGACTTCTGTCTCCAGAGAATCGCACAGCATTCCCCAGAGAGAGTTTCAGAGCTTTCTCACGAATCATGTGTGGTCACCCAGAGATTGGAGGCGAACGCATCCCCTCCCTAAACTGGTATGAAGGACAATGACATCAAGTCTTTCTTGGGCAAAAAAACGGCactgaggacctggacctgaacgGCGACAACAACACAAGTAAGAGGCTCTGTGAAATGGAGTTCATCTTTGGTTTTGTCACAGGATCTAAATAAATGCAGACCATATTTAGTTGTTTAGGCCTTTTTTGACACCTTAGTTTCACATTTTCCTCAAATAATATCTCAGAGTAAAAGTAGCAAAAGTTTGAGAAATTAAGACATAGACAAAGATAAGGGACAGAGAGATAAAACTACACGAGTGTTACAGAAGACGGATTAGTGTGGCGAGGATACACAAGATAAAACATTACAGTTTGAATGGTGGCCTGCAGCCACTCATCCACACACCAACGAGTAAACAGGAGCAGGGGGTACATACCAGATAAATGAAGTAGCTCTACAGCTGAGTGGCTCGTCTCCCTCTGGTGGTCTCCACCAGTTCGTGTAGAAGCAGCCACCACCACACATGTAGGAAACCAGCACAGCAGAACCAGTCGGTCCAGGAGCCAGCCTGAGCCACACTGGCCCTGATCCACAAAGTACAGCAGGCCCAGTAGGCCTGGTTGAAACGTGCCTGCCACTTCTTAATcgctgttttttatttgttttttccttcccttCTCTGTGTTAACAAGGGAAACAGAGCTGATTTATTAGGAAGTGTTGTTTTGGTTAAGGTTACCTACTGTATCTCACCTGATAAGAAAGAGCCATGGGGATTGAAACATCT
The window above is part of the Salarias fasciatus chromosome 23, fSalaFa1.1, whole genome shotgun sequence genome. Proteins encoded here:
- the LOC115382275 gene encoding LOW QUALITY PROTEIN: phospholipid-transporting ATPase ABCA1 (The sequence of the model RefSeq protein was modified relative to this genomic sequence to represent the inferred CDS: inserted 1 base in 1 codon; deleted 1 base in 1 codon), with amino-acid sequence MGFIRQLILLLWKNITYRRRNKIQLIIXLLWPLFLFVILISVRHSHPPYKQSQCHFPNKALPSAGTLPWIQGIICNINNPASTTRLQGDTRPSWQLDNSILSRLFVDAQTILSYSGNRSFSGFQELMESVQKLGERSGGWPNLPVRECLRANETFSTFLLTNSSLSPETVDQLLRARLSFQLSLTDFRAAEGLGGNASLLRQWRTVEEGEAAMNNLQTQLCDQPADILQEADRLFLSQLDCLIPHERSV